In Moorena sp. SIOASIH, the following proteins share a genomic window:
- a CDS encoding NAD(P)/FAD-dependent oxidoreductase, whose product MTVDYDLIIIGGTPAGFYAAVTAAGLKARVALVEPQQGQTSWLGQGAIYTRVLSEIGRKLEQMRDAAQWVIYPQIADLTEADFSQTQFPSLQLTAVMEWANLVVANCSEQNSQAILAALGIDLITGKGEFCRLPHLGFVVNNRRLRSRAYLIATGSRPVIPDIKGLQTIDYFTPNDIWQKVLKVGRLKGERELKVGRFKVEGELKVGRFKVEGELKVGNENQQPKNQQPDNQQPENQQPENQQPDHLGQKATLREQPWPKGHASRTTSQPSLPKSWVVIGDEPIAPELAQTLARLGCEVTLVVSTTRILFQEDLEASRLIQAQLEAEGIRVLTDSPVDQVREIEGKTWVQAGNKAIEADAILLATGEQPNVESLNLEGVGIKYTQQGLQLNQKLQTTNPRIYSCGKMAAGYPCAHIAQYQASIALKNALFFPCFKVDYHGIPWTILTEPQLARVGLTEVEARKRYGKNVWVMREYFKGLDQAQLLGQTTGYMKLVVQRNGTILGATIVGSQATELIGEITLAIQQKVNLGLLANVYYPYPTLSEIFKKTAIEWQHQRISRNQTLKNFLEGFFNLRRSWSR is encoded by the coding sequence ATGACCGTTGACTATGACCTAATTATCATTGGTGGCACTCCTGCTGGTTTCTATGCTGCTGTTACGGCTGCTGGTTTAAAGGCTCGTGTGGCTCTGGTAGAGCCTCAGCAAGGACAAACTAGCTGGCTAGGACAGGGGGCTATTTACACCAGAGTATTAAGTGAGATTGGACGTAAGCTTGAGCAGATGCGTGACGCTGCTCAATGGGTTATTTACCCTCAAATAGCTGATTTAACCGAAGCAGATTTTTCACAGACCCAGTTTCCATCCCTACAACTAACTGCAGTGATGGAATGGGCTAATCTGGTGGTTGCCAACTGCTCAGAACAGAATTCTCAAGCTATTTTAGCTGCTTTAGGGATTGATCTAATCACGGGTAAGGGTGAATTTTGCCGACTGCCTCACCTCGGTTTTGTAGTCAACAATCGACGTTTGCGGTCTCGTGCCTATCTGATCGCTACTGGCTCTCGCCCAGTTATTCCCGATATCAAAGGGTTACAGACCATAGACTATTTCACACCAAACGATATCTGGCAAAAAGTGTTGAAGGTTGGAAGGTTGAAGGGTGAACGGGAGTTGAAAGTTGGAAGGTTCAAGGTTGAAGGGGAGTTGAAGGTTGGAAGGTTCAAGGTTGAAGGGGAGTTGAAGGTTGGAAATGAAAACCAGCAACCTAAAAACCAGCAACCCGATAATCAGCAACCTGAAAACCAGCAACCTGAAAACCAGCAACCCGATCACCTTGGCCAAAAGGCCACGCTACGCGAACAACCTTGGCCAAAAGGCCACGCTTCGCGAACAACCTCCCAACCTTCACTACCCAAAAGCTGGGTAGTGATTGGGGATGAGCCTATTGCTCCAGAACTAGCTCAGACTTTAGCTAGACTCGGTTGTGAGGTAACGTTGGTGGTCAGTACTACCCGTATTTTGTTCCAAGAAGACCTAGAAGCATCTAGGCTCATACAAGCTCAGTTAGAAGCTGAGGGAATTCGGGTTCTGACGGATAGTCCAGTTGATCAGGTCAGAGAGATTGAGGGGAAAACCTGGGTTCAGGCTGGTAATAAGGCGATTGAAGCTGATGCGATTTTACTAGCTACGGGTGAGCAACCCAATGTGGAATCCTTAAATCTAGAAGGGGTTGGGATAAAGTACACTCAGCAGGGTCTTCAGCTCAATCAGAAGCTACAAACGACTAATCCCCGCATCTATAGCTGTGGCAAGATGGCTGCTGGTTATCCCTGTGCCCATATTGCCCAGTATCAAGCCAGCATTGCCCTGAAGAATGCATTGTTTTTCCCCTGCTTTAAGGTGGATTATCACGGGATTCCCTGGACAATCTTAACTGAACCCCAACTAGCACGGGTAGGTCTGACAGAAGTAGAAGCTAGAAAGCGCTATGGCAAGAATGTATGGGTGATGCGAGAATATTTCAAAGGGTTAGATCAGGCTCAGCTCCTGGGGCAAACCACTGGGTATATGAAACTGGTAGTGCAGCGCAATGGCACAATTTTAGGAGCAACCATAGTTGGATCACAAGCAACAGAATTAATTGGGGAAATTACCCTAGCGATTCAGCAGAAAGTTAACTTGGGTCTGTTGGCAAATGTCTATTATCCCTATCCCACGTTGTCAGAGATTTTTAAGAAAACAGCAATCGAGTGGCAGCACCAACGCATTAGTCGTAATCAGACCTTAAAAAACTTTCTGGAAGGCTTCTTTAACTTACGGCGTAGTTGGTCAAGGTAA
- a CDS encoding thymidylate synthase, whose amino-acid sequence MTAISKPTQFQYKPLHKPNQLIYGTGQTAVITGWTIKEAIAKKLNPSEFAVVGQLYSPTRGISLLIRNLLANPHVRYLVILNATKEDRNAGSGTCLLDFFRHGVEEGTSDTGRHCWVIRSSIKGYIDIEIPLLTLEQLRRELSVAEADSITQAVSLVKSYGLNTQDPWGTPLEFAMADGVGESGCAPLQPGPRYGHRIEGRTIAETWVKIIHRIKTTGTIRPTGYDGYWQELIDLMAVVTAEPPQFYFPQPNYLPCDREFIQDYIHQILDDAPVQEGVKYTYGQRLRSWFGRDQIEQVITKLIGEIDSASAVISLWDVKDHEKGGSPCLNHIWLRVVDNELSLTATLRSNDMFSAWPANAFGLRALQQYIKDQIAKRGGIQLKMGPLITVSQSAHIYDDCYDYANRIIQNHYQKIINSEQKQYADPIGNFLIETENTDIIVKHTTTGSGEVIAKYYGKKPISLAREICSDNPSIQPSHAVYLGIELEKAWIAIKEDKIYQQL is encoded by the coding sequence ATGACAGCAATCAGCAAACCAACTCAATTCCAGTACAAACCCCTGCACAAGCCTAATCAACTGATTTACGGTACAGGTCAAACGGCGGTGATTACGGGATGGACGATCAAAGAAGCGATCGCAAAAAAGTTAAACCCTTCGGAGTTTGCTGTGGTGGGACAGTTATACAGTCCTACCCGGGGAATTAGTCTGCTCATTCGTAATCTCCTCGCTAATCCCCATGTGCGCTACTTAGTGATTCTCAACGCTACGAAGGAAGACCGAAATGCTGGCAGTGGGACTTGCTTGCTGGACTTCTTCCGCCATGGGGTTGAAGAAGGGACTAGTGATACTGGTCGTCACTGCTGGGTGATTCGCTCCTCTATCAAAGGTTATATTGACATTGAAATTCCCTTACTGACCCTAGAACAACTCAGAAGGGAACTTTCTGTGGCAGAGGCTGATTCCATTACCCAAGCCGTTAGTCTGGTAAAGTCTTATGGCCTCAACACTCAAGACCCCTGGGGAACACCGTTGGAATTTGCCATGGCCGATGGTGTCGGGGAATCTGGCTGTGCCCCCCTACAACCAGGACCGCGCTACGGACATCGCATTGAAGGACGAACGATAGCTGAAACTTGGGTTAAAATAATTCATCGCATTAAAACTACCGGCACCATTCGACCCACGGGTTATGACGGATATTGGCAAGAGCTAATTGATTTAATGGCAGTAGTAACGGCAGAACCTCCTCAATTTTACTTTCCTCAGCCCAATTATTTACCATGCGATCGCGAATTTATCCAAGATTACATTCATCAAATCCTGGACGACGCACCCGTACAAGAAGGGGTAAAGTATACTTACGGTCAACGTCTACGTTCTTGGTTTGGACGTGACCAAATCGAGCAAGTCATCACCAAACTCATTGGTGAAATTGATTCCGCCAGTGCAGTGATTTCCCTGTGGGATGTCAAAGACCATGAGAAAGGGGGCAGTCCTTGTCTGAATCACATCTGGCTGAGAGTTGTGGATAATGAATTGTCCCTAACGGCCACATTGAGAAGTAATGATATGTTTAGCGCTTGGCCAGCTAATGCCTTTGGACTCAGAGCCCTACAGCAGTATATTAAAGACCAAATTGCTAAGCGCGGGGGTATTCAATTAAAAATGGGACCGCTGATTACCGTTAGTCAAAGTGCTCATATTTATGATGATTGTTATGACTATGCTAATCGGATTATTCAAAATCACTATCAAAAAATTATCAATTCAGAACAGAAACAGTATGCTGATCCCATTGGTAATTTCTTGATTGAAACGGAAAATACTGATATTATAGTGAAGCATACAACTACTGGTAGCGGCGAAGTAATTGCTAAGTATTATGGAAAAAAACCCATCAGTTTAGCTAGGGAAATTTGTAGTGATAATCCATCAATCCAACCTAGTCATGCGGTCTATTTAGGAATAGAATTAGAAAAAGCTTGGATAGCTATAAAAGAAGACAAAATTTATCAGCAATTATAG
- a CDS encoding dCMP deaminase family protein, which produces MTNERPNWDEYFLMMAKLAATRSTCLAFPVGAVIVKNNQILATGYNGSPSGSSHCTAQGYCYPGLSSCDASRTMPSRAVHAEANAIAFAAKHGIATAGASIYVTLEPCVSCLKLIISAGINKVFYETIFNSGEKALVRDHFMKEGLVSLNQIQLSEETAKRAASFLLNPTSVPKLSNPII; this is translated from the coding sequence ATGACTAATGAAAGACCAAACTGGGATGAATATTTTTTAATGATGGCTAAGCTAGCAGCTACTCGCTCAACCTGTTTAGCCTTTCCTGTAGGAGCAGTGATTGTTAAAAACAATCAGATTTTAGCAACAGGTTACAATGGTTCCCCATCTGGCTCAAGTCATTGCACAGCTCAGGGATACTGCTATCCTGGACTAAGTAGCTGCGATGCCTCTCGTACCATGCCATCCCGAGCTGTTCATGCTGAAGCGAATGCGATCGCGTTTGCAGCCAAACATGGTATTGCCACTGCTGGAGCCAGTATTTATGTCACCCTAGAACCCTGTGTCTCTTGCTTAAAGTTAATCATTTCAGCTGGCATAAACAAAGTTTTTTATGAGACTATCTTCAATAGTGGAGAGAAAGCTCTAGTTAGAGATCATTTTATGAAAGAGGGCTTGGTTAGCCTAAACCAAATCCAGTTAAGTGAAGAAACAGCTAAACGAGCAGCTTCATTTCTCCTCAATCCAACATCTGTTCCTAAGTTGTCGAATCCAATTATCTAA
- the rph gene encoding ribonuclease PH, with amino-acid sequence MSWQRPDNRQADQLRPILFEREFTRYALGSVLAHYGETKVLCTVTVQEEVPRFLKDTGSGWLTAEYRMLPGATPERQRREVLKLSGRTQEIQRLIGRSLRAAVDLKALGERTLTVDADVLQADAGTRTTAITGGYVALVDAIDQLVKTGVLERSPLIHQVAAVSVGLLEGEPFLDLNYLEDVAAEVDFNVVMNDQMGIIEVQGTAESGAYTRHQLNQLMDVAEKGIKELLEAQR; translated from the coding sequence ATGTCTTGGCAGCGTCCTGATAACCGACAAGCGGATCAACTACGTCCCATTTTGTTTGAGCGAGAATTTACCCGCTATGCTCTTGGTTCCGTCCTAGCTCACTATGGTGAGACCAAAGTACTTTGTACCGTGACGGTTCAGGAGGAAGTACCCCGATTTCTCAAAGATACTGGCAGCGGCTGGCTAACCGCTGAGTATAGGATGTTACCAGGAGCAACACCGGAACGCCAAAGACGGGAAGTTCTCAAGCTTTCCGGTCGAACTCAGGAAATTCAGCGGCTAATCGGACGTAGTTTACGGGCTGCTGTTGATCTCAAAGCCTTGGGCGAGAGGACATTAACGGTGGATGCAGATGTTCTACAGGCGGATGCAGGTACCCGCACTACTGCCATTACTGGGGGATATGTTGCTCTGGTGGATGCTATCGATCAACTGGTTAAAACGGGAGTACTAGAGCGATCACCTTTAATTCACCAAGTTGCTGCTGTCTCGGTCGGTTTATTGGAGGGTGAGCCGTTTTTAGACCTCAACTATCTCGAAGATGTGGCGGCTGAGGTGGATTTTAATGTAGTGATGAACGACCAAATGGGTATTATTGAGGTTCAGGGAACAGCGGAGTCAGGGGCTTATACTCGCCATCAACTCAATCAGTTGATGGACGTAGCAGAAAAAGGTATTAAGGAGTTGTTAGAAGCACAGCGCTAG
- a CDS encoding TPM domain-containing protein: MQYLFPKRILVSLAALFLACSMWAIAPEAKAYDNPELLPKVQTPVIDLANFIPELQEQRLIQDLESFEEETGWKLRVLTQYDRTPGRAVKEFWGLNDKSVLLIADARGGNILGFNVGDALYEFLPRTFWVELQTRFGNLYFVRDNGENQSIIESLNTVKQCLRQGGCRVVPGLPREQWILTLITSTLGGVIFGFAAIPRKREQVFAWQWALILSPLWGILFIAFGIGPVVTRTSDLLPLLRNIIGFVLGALVAYLSPMISESSASET, translated from the coding sequence ATGCAGTATCTGTTTCCAAAACGAATTTTAGTATCCCTGGCAGCACTGTTCCTAGCTTGTTCTATGTGGGCGATTGCTCCTGAGGCAAAGGCTTACGACAATCCTGAGTTACTGCCCAAGGTTCAAACACCAGTCATTGATTTAGCGAACTTTATTCCAGAGCTTCAAGAGCAGAGACTAATCCAAGATTTAGAAAGCTTTGAGGAGGAAACTGGCTGGAAACTCCGAGTTTTGACCCAATATGACCGCACCCCTGGTCGGGCAGTCAAAGAGTTTTGGGGACTTAACGACAAAAGTGTGTTACTGATTGCTGACGCCCGAGGTGGTAATATCCTAGGGTTTAACGTGGGTGATGCCCTGTATGAATTCCTTCCCCGTACATTTTGGGTAGAGTTGCAAACCCGATTTGGTAATCTCTACTTTGTACGGGACAATGGCGAAAACCAATCCATTATCGAATCCCTAAATACGGTCAAGCAATGCCTGCGCCAAGGGGGATGTCGGGTGGTACCTGGACTACCACGGGAACAGTGGATTCTGACCCTAATTACTTCTACTCTCGGAGGAGTGATTTTTGGATTTGCGGCTATCCCCCGCAAACGGGAACAGGTTTTCGCTTGGCAATGGGCTTTGATTTTGTCGCCACTTTGGGGTATCCTGTTTATTGCCTTCGGTATTGGACCTGTGGTGACACGCACCTCCGATTTATTGCCACTATTGCGCAATATTATTGGTTTCGTTCTTGGTGCCCTTGTGGCTTACTTGTCACCGATGATTAGTGAATCCTCAGCCTCAGAAACTTAA